The genomic stretch GATAACCGCCTGGGCACGGCGGGCCCCATCAAGGCCGCCCGGGATAAGATCGACGGCACGTTCATCGTCATGAACGGCGACATCGTATCGAATGCCAATATTTCCGGCATCGTCGCCTTCCACGTCGGCATGGAGTGCTGGGGCACCATCAACATGATCAACATGCCCTCGCCCTACGGCATCATCGACCTGGACGGCAATAAGATAACGCAGTTCCGGGAAAAGCCCGTCCTGCCCTATAAGATGAACGCCGGGCTCTACGTGCTGGAGCCCCAGGTCGTCGATTTCATGCCCGATGTGGGCTCTATCGAGACGGACGTGTTCCCGAAGATCGCCGCGCTCGGTAAATTATGCGGCTACGATTCGACCGGCATATACTGGAGCGACGTGGGCACGCACAAGGACCTCGAAAAGGCCAACAGGGACATCCTGGCCGGCAAGCTCAAAATATAACTTACTTTTTTAATGTTCATGCCCGTGGTCATGGTCATCATGGGCATGCATATGCTCATGCGTTATGGTCCCGTGGACGTGGATGTGGGTGTGGGCATGCTCTTCTCCGAACAACAATAAAGCGCCCAGCGCCATCAGGGGCAGCGCGATGAGGAACGTGGTCGAGGGAGTGGCCCGGAATATGATAAAGGATATGACGACCCCGGCGAACGGCGCGGTGCCCATCCAGGCGCTCGTCCTCGCCGCCCCGATGGACCGCATGGCCATGATAAATAATGCGATGCTCAAGCCGTAACTCAGGCTCCCCAGCAGCATCGCGGCGGCGAACGCCTGCAGGCCCGGTAGCCTGGCCCCGAGCGCGAGCGCCAGCAGAAGCGAGAACGTGCCTGCGACGAGCCCCTTCACGATGCCGATTGAGAGCGGGTCTTTGGACGAGATATTCCTGGTCAGGTTATTGTCCACGCCCCAGAGCACGCAGGCCAGGATGATCGCCAGCGCGCCCGGGGACAGGCCAAACTGTGAGCCTGAGAAGGACAACACGGCGCTTGCCAGAGTTATAAGGCCTACGGCCAGCCAGATGCGCTTGCCGATATACTCCTGAAAAAGGAAAGCGGCAAGGATCGTCGTCGCCACGCACTCGAAGTTCAGCAGCAGCGAGGCCGTCGCGGCCGGAGTGCTCCGCAGCCCGAGCATCAGCGCGATAGGCGCGGCCACGCCCCCGGCAAGCACTGCCCCGGCAAGCCATGGTACATCCTTACGGTCAAGCGGCACTCCGCCGGCCGCCCCCGAGGCACGAAGCAGAAGCTTAAAGATCAGAAGCCCGATCCCGCAGCCAAGATATAATAAGCCGGCCAGGAGAACAGGGTCGACTTCGCCTAGCAGGACCTTTGACAGCGGCGCGCTGGCCCCGAAAAGGACTGCGCCCAGGACTGCCAGCAATACCGGGTAGGGTCGGGCCAACGGCGTTCACCAATTACATTAAGGCCGCTTTCCATAAAAATGTTCATAACAATCTTTTAAGCCCGGCAGCACATATTATGGGGTGATGAAGGGCCTTTTACTTTCCCGGGACGAGCTGGTGAAGTGTGAGAACGAGATCGAGGAATCCATAGTCCGGGTCGTCGAGACGAGCAAAACCAGCGGCGCCGTCGTGGCGCTGAGCGGCGGCATCGACTCGGCGCTCGTGGCGATACTGGCGGCGCGTGTCGTCGATGTCTACGGCCTGTTGCTGCCCGACACGACCTCCAACAGCCCGCAGGACGTGGAGGATGCGCAGGGCCTCGCCAGAAGCCTGGGCATCGACTACGAGCTCATCGAGATCGACCCGATCGTCGAGGCCGTTTACGCCTCCCGACCGAGGCTCGGGCCGAAGAAGTGCAAGCTAGCCTACGCCAATGTCAAGCCCCGGGTCCGAATGATCATGAACTATTTCGCCTCGAATCTGGACGGCCGCATCGTGCTGGGCACGGGCAACAAGACTGAACTGCTCATGGGCTACTTCACGAAGTACGGCGACGGCGGCGTGGATATATTGCCCATCGGCGGCCTGTATAAGACGCGTGTGCGGCAGATGGCGAAGCACGTGGGCGTGCCGGACGATATTATTAAAAAGCCGCCTTCTGCGGGCCTGTGGAAGGGCCAGACAGACGAGGGCGAGATGGGCATCACGTACGAGGCGCTGGATAAGATACTGTATGGCGTCTTCGACCTGGGCCTCTCCTATGGCGAGATACAAAAGGAGACAGGCGTGGACGAGGCCGCGTTCGCGCACATCATGGAACGGGTCCGGGATAACGAACATAAGCGCAACATGCCCCCGACCACTGACATAGGAGCTATACTCGGGCGCTAATCTATCAAGGCCCTCGAAAATATAATAAGATACACGAAGACGGTTTCAGCCACGAAGTACTCAACTTAAAAAGTCTTAGAGCAACTTCATGCCCGCTTCGTGTCGCTTCGTGGCTAAAAAATGTTGGTGAAGCTTTTTTTAGGGCCTTTGCTGGAGTTTAGATACTAAGCAATACTGCGGCGAAGAAGATGACGTAGAACAGCCCGCCGAGCATCAGCCCGGACATCTTTATTTCCTTCTGGCTGGACTCGATATATAGTATAACGCCGGACAAAAGAGCGATGCCGATGGTGAGCGCCTCCAGGAGCTCCGCCGGGTTCGCGATGTTCAGGTGCCAGCCCGTCAGCAGGATGCCGATCGTCACGGGTATGCAGCTCTGGAAGACCATGGCGCCGGTGATGTTCCCGATGGCGAAAGTGTCTTTGCGCTCACGGATCCACAGCATGCTGTTGAACTTTTCCGGCAATTCGGTCGCGATGGGGCTGATGACGAGCGACAGGATAAGCGGGTTTATGCCGATGACCGCGGCTATGGCGCTGATCTGGTTCACGAAAAGGTCGGCGCCAAGGATGATGGCCGCGAGCGACGCGAGTACCTGCAGCACGATGAGCACGGTCGAGGGCTCGCGGGGCTCCGGGCAGTCCTTGTCCGGCCTGCCCGGCAGGCAGCGCTTGATCACTTTATCAAAGTAAAGGCCCTTTAAGTCCACGCCTCCGACTGCCTCCCCGGACTTGAGAGTGTATATCGTATAAACGATGTAAAGGGGTATGAGCGTGAAGCCCAGCACAGTCTTGAAAATACCGTACTCGGTGGGAACGAAGGCCGCTATAGCGGCGAGTGAATAGGCCAGCAGGAAGAAAGTGAGGTCGCGGCGGATGAGCTGGCCGTTGACATGCAGGGTACGGGTGTTCCGGCGTTTGGCGAATACCAGCACGGAGAGGCCGCAGATGAATAGGGCCAGCGTCGCCAGCATGAATGGTGCGCCCAGGATGGCCCCGATGCCGATCTCGTCGCCCGCCTCCCCGCCCATCATCAGTATCGCGATCAGCGGTATGAGCGTCTCCGGCAGGGCCGTGCCTATGGCTGCGAGCACGCTGCCGACAGCCCCCTCCGATAGGTTGAATCGCTTGCCTGTCCACTCGACGCCGTTCGTAAAGAACTCGCAGGCGCCCAGTATGACGACGAAGCTTAATAAGAATGCGATGAGATCCATTCAACCCACGGCTACATACCTAGTCCCAATATTCATATATAGTTTTTCTGCCATAGGCTCCTTCATGAGCCTCACCGCCGAAGGCGGCCGCATCGTTTCAGCCGACATCGAGATCGCCGATTCGTTCCTCTCGAAACTTCTCGGCCTGATGTTCCGGAAGAGCTTTGCCGGGGCGCTTATCTTCGACATGGGCCGCGTGACATACGACGGCATCCACATGCTCTTCGTCAGGTTCCCCATCGATGTGGTCTTCCTGGACCCCGACAGGCGGATCGTCGACCTGAAGGAGAACGTCCGGCCATGGGTGGGCACCGCTTTTCCCAAAAGCCGCTTCATGTACGCTATCGAGCTGCCCGCCGGGACTATCGCGAAAGTGGACCTTAAAGCGGGCGAAAAATTAGAATGGTAGGATATTATTGTTTAATGTGATTGGTGTTTCTTTTAAGTTGTGGCATTCCTGGTATCGGTTGTACCACAGAGCGCGCAGACAGTAGTTACGTGCTTATAGTAAAGGCGCCTGCTTGCTCGCCTTAAAATTTCATTCTGGCTTTAAGTGCTCGAAGAGCACTGAGGAGACCATTTTTCACCACAAAGGCACTATGGCACGGAGGCTCACAAAGTCTTTTTTAGATTAAGTTACAAAGATCACAAAGCCGGTTCATTGGCGATCAGGGCATGAAGGATACAAGGGCACAGTGGAATTAGCAAGAGCACTTTTTGCCATCGTGCCTTCATAATCCTTTGTATCTTAGAAGTTCAAAAAGCGGCTCTGTGCCCTTTGTATCTTAATTATAAAAAAGTCTTTGTGGGCCTCCGTGCTCTTCGTGCCTTTGTGGTGAAAAATAGTGCCCCCGTCACCGTTGTGCCTTAAAGAGCAGCAAACGATCATGACACAAGCACGGAACTACTGTCAAAGTTTTTATTAAATGGAGGCGCTGAGGACTCAGAGGTCACAGGGCCCGCTTTTTGTTCCTTCAGAGGCACAGAGATTGCAGAGGCACAGGGCAAAAAGCACTCCCATTTTTATCTTCGATGAGATACACTAGATGAAGAGGCTATTAATAAAATTATCCGGTAGCTTCGGGGGTGTTATATTGATCGCCTCTGTGTCTCTGCCATCTCTGTATCTCATCGACGATCTATCCCAAGGGATCAAAATTATAAAAGTCTCTGCGCGCTCTGTGGTATGACCGATACCATGCCATAATACTGTAGAAGATAGTCAGAAGCGTCTATATCAATCAAAATTATTTATAAAGGCTTTTTTGTCACCATGGCACTGGCCAGGCAGATGGCATGGTCGTATCCGCTTCCCGCCCGGGACGTGTCCACATAGACGATGTCGGTCCCGACGAGTGGGGCCCCATAGCCTTCGCCGCAGCCGACCAGGCACAGCGACCGGAACATGAGGTTGCCGCAGACGCCGTCGGGCGCCAGGATGTATTCGTACTCGTTCACAGCGTCCTCGAACAATATCGCCGCGTGCTTCGCATCGATTCCCTTTGACCTAAGCGCCGCGGCCACGGCCTCGGCGTCGTCCATGGTCCTATCGACCCTGGACGAGCGCCCGCGGTCCTCCGTGCGGCCGCCCGATAGAACGCCGATGCGAGGCTCGACGCCGAACCTGCGCACCAGCGCAGCGCCGGCCTCGCCCAGCTCTATTTTTTCCGGAACCGTCCACCCTTCGTCCACGCCCACCGGCGCAAAAAAGAAGAACCGGCCCGAAGGCGTGCGCAGCAGCGACACCCGGAGGACTCGCGGGAGGCCCATGATGCGCTTGAGGGATCTCAGCGTCGAGTTGGCGCCCAGAGAGCCCCGGACGACCCCGTCGACCTTGCCGTCCTTTAGCAGGTTAATGAGCGCCTCGTCGGGCTTATCGGAGACCACAGTATCCAGCACGGTCTTTAGCGGCTGCGGGCTGACGAGCGTGACTCTTGCGAGCCCCCTTTCGGCGGCCTTCTCCGCAGCGTCGACGGTCTTCTCCGCGTACTGCGGGCCGACGCCGACGGCGATTCGGGCGTAGTTGGCCACGGCCCGCGCCGTGATCGTCTCCCAGAGCATCGCACTCATCTCTTTATTAACGGAAGGGCAGTGTCGTTGTACAGCGCCGCCGCGTCCGTCCTCTCCTCGGACAGGGCGATCGCCGCGAGCGCGCCGATGCGGCCCTCCCGGTCCGGGAAGAGGTCGACGAACTCGATGCCCGTGCCCTTCACGTTCTCCTCGACCGTTTCCACGGAGACGAGGCGCTTTTTGACCTCCCATCCGAAGGAGTTGAGCGCCGGCGATATGCCGATGCCCCGGTACACGGCGATGCCCGTCTTATTCGAGCGGGTCTCCTGCTTAACGGTCGAGACGACGTTGTCGACGAGTTTATCCACGGCCCCGGGCCGCGCGGCGAAGGTGATGGCGGAGGAGACGCAGTTCGTGGTCTTGTGGGGAGACTTCGGGAAAAGCTGGATGAGCCGCAGATTCAGGGGCTGTACGCCCTCGATAGCCGCGGCGAGCTTGCTGGCCTTGAGCGCCAGCACCCAGGTGGCGCCGCCCTCCTTGTTATCGGTGTCGTCGATGCCTATGGTGACCTTCTCGTACAGCGGCGTGACAAGCTCCACTCGATTTGCCCTGGCGCCCCCGACCTTCAGGTCCTCCTCCGTCGGGTATATAGAGTACAGCACGCCCGGCGCCTGCGCCAGACACGCAGCCACGCCAAGGCCAGCCCCGCCGCAGCCCGCCCACCTGGTGTGGACCTTATCGCCGTCGAGGGCCACGGACTCCAGGCCCTGGCCGCCGTACTCCACGTCCGTGGGGCCGAACTTGATGGGGCTCTCGCCCAGCCGGGCCCTCATGACCATGGTCGTGCCCTCGACCTCGCAATACTGGATGGCCCCGCCGGCGCGGCACCGGTTCACGGCGTCCCACTCGATGGTGCCCTTCACGGCGCACGTCTCGACGATCTCGGCGACGCCCTTCGAGGCGTCCACCATGGTCAGGAAGCGCTGCGAGAACATCGGGCCGAACTTATCCTTCACCTGCGTTGGGTTGAGTTTCATGAGAATCACTTGCTAACGAAATTTTCGGTAATGATGTAATACTGGTTTCTATAAAAGAGTTTTGAGAATTTATTTGCCCTTCAGCATCAAAAACAAATAATTTATTTATTTCAATGAGTGGAGATTTATTCTGATAATAGCAAAATTATTAAAAATTTAATAGTGAATTAGCACAAATTTATACCTTTTTTGGCATTTAAGGAAAAATAAAAAGCCTTTACGCAAAGTATTAATAAGCCCTATTCGTTTAATCTATAATGGATATTTGTATGGCCGCTAAAATGGTTCATAATAAACTTTCAATGTTTGCTATAGCCATATTAGCTATAGCAATATTCATTGTTTCTCAGGCTCCACAGGTCACCGCTGCTGGAACTGTATCGTCAATCAGCCTTTCTGTCAATCCTGTGACGCTCAATGCCGACGGCACGAGTAAAGCCACTGCAACTGCTACCGTTACCGTGTCATCTGGAAGTTTAAGCGGCAATACAGTTACATTCACGGTGAACGGCACGAGCATAGGCTCCGCTTTAACGGATGCAGGTGGTGTGGCAAGCATGAGTATCGGGCCGTACGCGAGCGCGCGTATTGTAAACGTGCAGGCAAATTCTGGATCAAAGACTAGCGCCATTATCCCTGTTACCTTCATCGGACCGCCTGCAACTCTGGATCTGACGGCTTCCCCAGCTTTAAGGCTCGCCAATGGAGTCAGCACGTCTATGGCCATCGCAACGGTGAAAGACCAGAATGGCAATGCCATAAGCAATGCTGCAGTGAACTTTATCATCGACGGCGTCTATGCCGGCACCGTGTACACGGACGCCAGCGGTAACGCCAACATGCCGGTCGGGCCTTATGGAAGCACTCACACGGCCAACGTGACGGCGACGATTAACTCTTTAAGCTTATCGGCTAATGTAAAGTTTTTAGACCGGAACAATCTCTTTCTCTTCAGGTATCCGAGCGCTAACCAGCCGGTTCAATCCTACGCGGAGGTCGACGCGGTCTTTTATAGTGACCTGGGGAACAGTACCTATGCAGCCGGAGTGCCCCTGACCTTTACGGCATATGATCCTTATTTCTCCGTACTGGGGACGTATTCAGGCGTTACGGACGCGAGCGGCACCGTTAGGTTTTTCTTCAACATGAGCCCGTTGCTGGGCAATAACACCGTCGTCGTCAGCAATAGCAACCTGGGAGGCACGCTCAAGACCACGGTCATCGTAGGCGAAGGCGGAGACGTTAGTAACATAATCATTTCATCAAATCCCGCTTCCCCCGTATTAGCCGACGGGACTTCAGGTTACACATTGACCATACAGGCGACCGATTCCGGGTACAATCCCGTTAGAAATAAGCATTTAACCATCGTGAAGAACCAGGACATAAATTATTCAATCGATGTTACGACTAATAATAATGGCTATGCGACCGTGAACATACCGCCTTCAATATTCGTGCGCAACGATGTCTATACGGTTACAGCCCAGGACATTGATTCTGCGAACAATTCCACTAAATACGTCAACAACTCGATCACATTGGGTTATATCCCCGGCCCGGCCACGGTACTTAGCGTGATAGCCGATCCGAACGCGGTCGCGAATGCCAATGTAACGACCCCGGGCGGGGCATATGACGTCCACTCAACCGACATCATTACGACTATCACTGATGCGTGGGGCCATCCCATAAGCGGTCAGACGGTCAATGTGGCTTCACTTAACTCTACCCTGGGTTCAATATCCGGACCTACCACGGGTGTCACAAGCGATAGCGGAGAGTTCACTACCCAATTTACTTTGAATGCTTCGAATAGATTGGTCGATACGACCATGGGGGTGCCGGTCAGGGCGACCAGCGGCTCGCTATCGGGCACATGCTACGTTCTGTATACCGATGATTCGTTCCTTAGCATCAAGTCCAGTGTTTATCCGAAATATAACATTTCGGTGAACGATACGATTAACGTGAACATAACGGTCAGGGGCATCGGGTGGAAGATCCGGGGACAGAGCTATGACATTGCCCTCATCTTCGATAGCTCGGGCAGCATGGACTGGCTATCCACGACGATCTACCCGACCACAAAGGACCCTGTATTAGGTTATATACTACCTGAAACAGGTACCATGAGCGCAAAGATGTATTCGACAGTTTATAAAAACGGCCATAATGATATCGATCCCAGGGACTGGCACTTTGTGGATGATTATACCTACCATGGAAATGGGAGCCAAAGCATTGAAATTATGTTTTCATCGTCATATAGAAACTATAGCTCGGATAACAGCGGAACTTGTTATTACTTGATGGTCAACGATTCCGCAGGAGATTATTGGTCGACATACGTCGGTGGTACGAATTACGATCATTCGGCGAATGAGAACTATGTCATCATCCCGAA from Methanocella sp. encodes the following:
- a CDS encoding nucleotidyltransferase family protein; translation: MKAFILCGGRGERLKPLTDNLPKPMVKVGGKPILERQLELLSHHGVDEAVLLVGWCGGRVEEYFGDGSGLGMHIEYSYEDPDNRLGTAGPIKAARDKIDGTFIVMNGDIVSNANISGIVAFHVGMECWGTINMINMPSPYGIIDLDGNKITQFREKPVLPYKMNAGLYVLEPQVVDFMPDVGSIETDVFPKIAALGKLCGYDSTGIYWSDVGTHKDLEKANRDILAGKLKI
- a CDS encoding DMT family transporter produces the protein MARPYPVLLAVLGAVLFGASAPLSKVLLGEVDPVLLAGLLYLGCGIGLLIFKLLLRASGAAGGVPLDRKDVPWLAGAVLAGGVAAPIALMLGLRSTPAATASLLLNFECVATTILAAFLFQEYIGKRIWLAVGLITLASAVLSFSGSQFGLSPGALAIILACVLWGVDNNLTRNISSKDPLSIGIVKGLVAGTFSLLLALALGARLPGLQAFAAAMLLGSLSYGLSIALFIMAMRSIGAARTSAWMGTAPFAGVVISFIIFRATPSTTFLIALPLMALGALLLFGEEHAHTHIHVHGTITHEHMHAHDDHDHGHEH
- a CDS encoding NAD+ synthase, which produces MKGLLLSRDELVKCENEIEESIVRVVETSKTSGAVVALSGGIDSALVAILAARVVDVYGLLLPDTTSNSPQDVEDAQGLARSLGIDYELIEIDPIVEAVYASRPRLGPKKCKLAYANVKPRVRMIMNYFASNLDGRIVLGTGNKTELLMGYFTKYGDGGVDILPIGGLYKTRVRQMAKHVGVPDDIIKKPPSAGLWKGQTDEGEMGITYEALDKILYGVFDLGLSYGEIQKETGVDEAAFAHIMERVRDNEHKRNMPPTTDIGAILGR
- a CDS encoding sodium:calcium antiporter, with protein sequence MDLIAFLLSFVVILGACEFFTNGVEWTGKRFNLSEGAVGSVLAAIGTALPETLIPLIAILMMGGEAGDEIGIGAILGAPFMLATLALFICGLSVLVFAKRRNTRTLHVNGQLIRRDLTFFLLAYSLAAIAAFVPTEYGIFKTVLGFTLIPLYIVYTIYTLKSGEAVGGVDLKGLYFDKVIKRCLPGRPDKDCPEPREPSTVLIVLQVLASLAAIILGADLFVNQISAIAAVIGINPLILSLVISPIATELPEKFNSMLWIRERKDTFAIGNITGAMVFQSCIPVTIGILLTGWHLNIANPAELLEALTIGIALLSGVILYIESSQKEIKMSGLMLGGLFYVIFFAAVLLSI
- a CDS encoding DUF192 domain-containing protein, producing the protein MSLTAEGGRIVSADIEIADSFLSKLLGLMFRKSFAGALIFDMGRVTYDGIHMLFVRFPIDVVFLDPDRRIVDLKENVRPWVGTAFPKSRFMYAIELPAGTIAKVDLKAGEKLEW
- the mtxX gene encoding methanogenesis marker protein Mmp4/MtxX, whose product is MLWETITARAVANYARIAVGVGPQYAEKTVDAAEKAAERGLARVTLVSPQPLKTVLDTVVSDKPDEALINLLKDGKVDGVVRGSLGANSTLRSLKRIMGLPRVLRVSLLRTPSGRFFFFAPVGVDEGWTVPEKIELGEAGAALVRRFGVEPRIGVLSGGRTEDRGRSSRVDRTMDDAEAVAAALRSKGIDAKHAAILFEDAVNEYEYILAPDGVCGNLMFRSLCLVGCGEGYGAPLVGTDIVYVDTSRAGSGYDHAICLASAMVTKKPL
- a CDS encoding tRNA(Ile2) 2-agmatinylcytidine synthetase; this translates as MKLNPTQVKDKFGPMFSQRFLTMVDASKGVAEIVETCAVKGTIEWDAVNRCRAGGAIQYCEVEGTTMVMRARLGESPIKFGPTDVEYGGQGLESVALDGDKVHTRWAGCGGAGLGVAACLAQAPGVLYSIYPTEEDLKVGGARANRVELVTPLYEKVTIGIDDTDNKEGGATWVLALKASKLAAAIEGVQPLNLRLIQLFPKSPHKTTNCVSSAITFAARPGAVDKLVDNVVSTVKQETRSNKTGIAVYRGIGISPALNSFGWEVKKRLVSVETVEENVKGTGIEFVDLFPDREGRIGALAAIALSEERTDAAALYNDTALPLIKR
- a CDS encoding VWA domain-containing protein; translated protein: MAIATVKDQNGNAISNAAVNFIIDGVYAGTVYTDASGNANMPVGPYGSTHTANVTATINSLSLSANVKFLDRNNLFLFRYPSANQPVQSYAEVDAVFYSDLGNSTYAAGVPLTFTAYDPYFSVLGTYSGVTDASGTVRFFFNMSPLLGNNTVVVSNSNLGGTLKTTVIVGEGGDVSNIIISSNPASPVLADGTSGYTLTIQATDSGYNPVRNKHLTIVKNQDINYSIDVTTNNNGYATVNIPPSIFVRNDVYTVTAQDIDSANNSTKYVNNSITLGYIPGPATVLSVIADPNAVANANVTTPGGAYDVHSTDIITTITDAWGHPISGQTVNVASLNSTLGSISGPTTGVTSDSGEFTTQFTLNASNRLVDTTMGVPVRATSGSLSGTCYVLYTDDSFLSIKSSVYPKYNISVNDTINVNITVRGIGWKIRGQSYDIALIFDSSGSMDWLSTTIYPTTKDPVLGYILPETGTMSAKMYSTVYKNGHNDIDPRDWHFVDDYTYHGNGSQSIEIMFSSSYRNYSSDNSGTCYYLMVNDSAGDYWSTYVGGTNYDHSANENYVIIPNPVNGRTYHIYGAYIYNSAMGGAPYNMMVLTEPKRLGQKGDVDSAAKVAASLFVNNMTNNRVSIVWFNTSSKVASHLKTVDSTNKTIINNAINGLGASGGTQIALGINSAIAELTGPYSNSSNKKAAILLSDGYSQSPGNDIAAAYTAKNDSITIFTIGMGMPDMKTLGDIANITGGTFNMTTSAIDLQYVYGNISQQLNQIVANKTDMHIITNCTYINGTLYPDAVYVPGSAYVKYPNGTVVQQDPSINSNGTYDLRWNPGVIKLNDTWTLNYQLRVIMPGPIQPITNQSYINFTREDGSNDSAMFTTESLFVNGTSPGNLSLSTLPGPNVTILSPLPKTGYNTTPPTQKIAWQVNYTGNYSYNETITQIDSSGTITALYPSAKYPAGTFDGNSNRTFSFDWDSSQIAGDYSILIIADDHHGDPGSDSVLLRIRYANGQIILV